The Pueribacillus theae genome includes the window TTCTTCCCCTGTCACACTCATTAAACCGCTAATCGCTTGAACTGTTACATCAAATGCGCCTTTTTGCGAATAGGGACCCGTTTGGCCATATCCTGATATCGAGCAATACACTAGTTTTGGATTGACTTCTCTTAGCGACTTATAATCAAGCCCGAATTTTCTTAGTACGCCCGGACGATAGTTTTCAATGAAGACATCGGCTTTCCCACACAATTTTTTTAATATCTCAACTT containing:
- a CDS encoding CaiB/BaiF CoA transferase family protein, translating into GIKVIELGQIAAGPFCGMLLADLGADVVKVERPDGGDGMRSWPPLLTNDEGEKYSGNFASLNRNKRSITIDLKDKEQVEILKKLCGKADVFIENYRPGVLRKFGLDYKSLREVNPKLVYCSISGYGQTGPYSQKGAFDVTVQAISGLMSVTGEE